The proteins below come from a single Malus sylvestris chromosome 3, drMalSylv7.2, whole genome shotgun sequence genomic window:
- the LOC126616464 gene encoding uncharacterized protein LOC126616464 → MDKLTGHIQDDIPWCMLFADDIVLIDETQEWVNAKLNLWREVLESKGLRLSRSNTEYMECKFSANGGQNELGVRIGDQEIPKSDRFRYLGSILQKNGELDGDLNHRIQAGWMKWKSASGVLCDRCLPLKLKGKFYRTTIRPAMLYGTECWAVKHQHVHKMGVAEMRMLRWMCGHTRKDKIRNEDIRGKVEVAEIVGKLRENRLRWFGHVQRRPTDVPVRRCDYGTKVQGRRSRGRPRKTLEETLRKDLE, encoded by the exons atggataagttaacaggacatattcaagatgatattccttggtgtatgcttttcgcagacgatatagtgttaatagatgaaactcaggaatgggtaaatgcgaagcttaacctttggagagaagtgttggaatctaaaggtcttcgcctaagccgatcaaacacagaatatatggagtgcaagttcagtgcaaatggaggccaaaatgagttaggggtgaggatcggagatcaggaaataccaaagagcgatcgttttcgctacttaggatctatcttgcaaaagaacggagaattagatggagatctcaaccatagaatacaagctggatggatgaagtggaagagtgcatccggcgtgttgtgtgaccgctgtctgccactgaagctcaagggaaaattttataggacgacaataaggccggcgatgctgtatggcacagaatgttgggcggtgaagcatcaacacgtacacaaaatgggtgtagcggagatgaggatgcttcgttggatgtgtgggcacacgagaaaggataagattaggaatgaggatatccgaggtaaagtagaagtagccgaaattgtaggaaaattgagagaaaatcggttacggtggtttggacatgtgcaaagaaggcctactgacgttccggttagaagatgcgactacgggacaaag gttcagggccgaaggagtagaggaagacctaggaaaactttggaagagaccctaagaaaagacttagagtaa